A part of Onthophagus taurus isolate NC chromosome 7, IU_Otau_3.0, whole genome shotgun sequence genomic DNA contains:
- the LOC111416231 gene encoding acaloleptin A-like has protein sequence MMIKSFALFALVAISAAFIVPEDQYQEYMIVGHYEPDEHELVDLDQYVRHRRSFAPGGTQIGGSTESPYPWSVGGKVDRVGQDTVAKINAGHKTDQTQITGTWNKVVRGPHKSKPNWSVGAHHRWTFRKNEMTVKFMMMIKCIVLFALVAISTAFIIPEDQYQEYIIVGHYEPHELVDLDQQARHRRSFAPGGTQIGGSTESPYPWSVGGNVDRVGQDTVAKINAGHKTDQTQITGTWSKVVRGPHKSKPNWSIGAQHRW, from the exons atgATGATCAAATCCTTCGCTTTATTCGCCTTAGTGGCTATTTCCGCAGCTTTCATTGTTCCTGAGGATCAATACCAGGAGTATATGATTGTAGGACACTACGAACCCGATGAACATGAACTTGTGGATCTCGATCAATATGTCAGACACAGAAGATCTTTTGCTCCAGGCGGTACACAAATCGGCGGCAGCACAGAAAGTCCGTATCCATGGAGTGTAGGAGGTAAAGTTGATAGAGTTGGACAAGATACCGTTGCCAAGATTAATGCTGGTCACAAAACTGATCAAACTCAAATTACTGGAACTTGGAATAAAGTTGTTAGGGGACCACACAAGTCTAAACCCAACTGGAGTGTTGGTGCTCATCACAGATG gaCATTTAGGAAAAATGAAATGACAGTTAAATTTATG atGATGATTAAATGCATTGTTTTATTCGCCTTAGTGGCTATTTCCACAGCTTTCATTATTCCTGAGGATCAATACCAGGAGTATATTATTGTGGGACACTATGAACCCCATGAACTTGTGGATCTTGATCAACAAGCCAGACACAGAAGATCTTTTGCTCCAGGTGGTACACAAATCGGCGGTAGCACAGAAAGTCCGTATCCCTGGAGTGTAGGGGGTAACGTTGATAGAGTTGGACAAGATACCGTTGCCAAGATTAATGCTGGTCACAAAACCGATCAAACTCAAATTACTGGAACTTGGAGTAAAGTTGTTAGGGGCCCACACAAGTCTAAACCCAACTGGAGTATTGGTGCTCAGCACAGGTGGTAA
- the LOC111416230 gene encoding rhinocerosin-like: protein MVVFLFIAAFVIPEDQYQQYLVVGQHEPEEYKLVGVDQRVRHRRSFAPGGIQIGETTENPYPWSVRGNVDKVGQDTIAKINAGHRTDQTQITGSWNKVIRGPNRAKPNWSIEVQHRW, encoded by the exons atggtCGTCTTC ttatttattgcTGCTTTCGTTATTCCTGAAGATCAATATCAACAGTATTTGGTTGTAGGGCAACATGAACCCGAAGAATATAAACTTGTAGGTGTTGATCAACGCGTCAGACACAGAAGATCGTTTGCTCCAGGTGGTATTCAAATTGGCGAAACCACGGAAAATCCTTATCCGTGGAGTGTACGTGGTAATGTTGATAAAGTTGGGCAAGATACCATTGCCAAAATTAATGCTGGTCACAGAACCGATCAAACTCAAATTACCGGATCATGGAATAAAGTTATTAGAGGTCCTAATAGGGCTAAACCCAATTGGAGCATTGAGGTGCAACACAGATGGtag
- the LOC139430475 gene encoding uncharacterized protein, whose translation MAETQSKTELNALFEQQNDFYGSISRVVENTKKMGKNNWTLNNLQSRLDRLEATWNEFFNLHKRLIQYKVEYADTVYFSDDLFSACEETYIESRAFLLDSIRPFKGSSSAGSVRSVRSVQSAAPPIVDPSIQQPVPLIATATPSFSCSRQLPQIKLPTFDGNYNNWPQFYDLFSSMIYSNAGISNVEKFHYLKMSLVNEPSQLLKNLLVTNDNFQRAWTLLIERYENRRVMVDAQLTLLLPARSIKSESASELRRLLGEVKEALGALESLGCPIKSWDNILVYLLVRKLDTETAKDWENPSTFDELEEFLVHRIYTLEAIEKLPGNGKKFSQTFPKSVNFKVHNASATGSGCSLCGASHYISACHILYNKTIENTR comes from the coding sequence ATGGCTGAAACCCAATCAAAAACTGAATTGAATGCGCTTTTCGAGCAACAAAATGACTTTTACGGCTCTATTTCTCGCGTCGtggaaaatacaaaaaaaatgggtAAAAATAATTGGACATTAAATAATCTTCAAAGTCGTCTCGATCGACTGGAAGCAacttggaatgaattttttaatcttcataaaCGGTTAATTCAATATAAAGTCGAATATGCTGATACCGTGTATTTTTCGGACGATTtattttcggcttgtgaagAGACATATATTGAATCTAGAGCATTTCTTCTTGATTCTATTCGGCCGTTTAAGGGATCTTCTTCAGCGGGATCGGTTCGCAGTGTTAGGTCCGTGCAATCAGCTGCACCACCAATCGTCGATCCCTCAATACAACAACCGGTTCCACTGATTGCTACGGCGACACCGTCGTTTTCGTGTTCAAGACAATTACCACAAATAAAATTGCCTACTTTCGACGGTAACTACAATAACTGGCCCCAATTTTATGACTTATTTTCCTCAATGATTTATTCAAACGCTGGAATTTCTAATgttgaaaaatttcattatttgaaAATGAGCCTTGTTAACGAACCAtcacaattattaaaaaatttgttggtaACTAATGACAACTTTCAACGTGCGTGGACATTGCTGATCGAACGATACGAAAATCGTCGAGTTATGGTGGATGCGCAATTGACCTTACTGTTGCCAGCACGTTCGATTAAATCTGAATCAGCTTCCGAATTGAGGAGACTTCTCGGAGAAGTTAAAGAGGCTTTAGGAGCATTAGAATCTTTGGGATGTCCTATAAAATCTTGGGATAATATTTTAGTATATTTGCTTGTACGTAAACTTGACACAGAGACGGCCAAGGATTGGGAAAATCCTTCAACCTTCGACGAATTGGAGGAATTTCTCGTTCACCGCATCTACACTCTTGAAGCTATTGAAAAGTTACCTGGAAATGGTAAAAAATTTTCCCAAACATTCcctaaaagtgttaatttCAAAGTACACAATGCTTCGGCTACCGGTTCGGGCTGTTCGCTATGCGGTGCTTCTCATTACATTTCGGCTTGtcatatattatacaacaagacgatcgaaaatactcgataa
- the LOC139430476 gene encoding uncharacterized protein, protein MFKKCRVSKRCRFCNKPHHSTLHEAPPETRMLHSKDAASKSNVPTSQPSSHFVHSHHHHIPVLLATALVRIVSPRGDSIIVRALIDQGSEVSFIGETLVQRLHLQRRSASIPITGIGSKRTCVSNGVVSMQLFSRLNPFISFEEETLIIPKLTSYVPQKCTDRLPSELSDLPLADPEFTSDRKIDLILGVRFYSKIIQSGVRKSTDGLLIAQQTALGWVLSGALSNQPSSHVGAYGYQCSIDLEFLDIMQRFWKQEDDTLNVSRLSSDERECEEHFNRTHQRDSDGRFVVRLPFRESPNKLGNSYSVAVGSFQRLELRFARNEQLRIEYGNFMREYLSLGHMRQVPVTLSSPNYYLPHNGVVRETSSTTRLTETTKRIDRCFDAMETTPSGFACDLEKMYRQIKVHNDDLPFQRIVWREDATEDLQSFELTTVSYGLSCAPYLAIRCIRQIADEHSSSQPLGTTVLLRDTYVDDILSGANDIDDVQEVIFQLNQVLKAGGFKARKWTSNHSESLTNLSPELIAKSNTLDIDNDHSPCALGLLWDNVDDQFLFRLNDFREFSGQVTKRSVLSFIARLFDPLGWLSPLIVTAKIFMQDLWIRKLDWDESLPNDLALKWISFLNDIRTIPAIRVPRWLGIEQNVTSIELHGFADASNAAFGAVVYLRAFGDSDVRVSIISSKTKVAPLKTVTIPRLELCAAVLLVRLVRRVIRALDLQSVPVHLWSDSTVALSWICSHPGRWKDFVRNRIIDLPQAKWSYVPSQDNPADLASRGVPIRQLQGETLWWTGPSWLSLPSSYWPCIRPTISSEADRERRRSIPVTHTASPEHGWNLKNKYSTLNKLLRITAWCFKYFKKSKSCSVVGILTPDEINHAMMFWVHECQQLYFPNEIRTLQDGQTIQRSSPLYKLTPFLDGEGFLRVTGRLRFASLDWDEKHPLILPKESRITSLVIDSHRRGTLHGGTQLTLSSLRRRFWIVGGRVPVRSFIQRCIICARHRVEASQQLMGQLPPSRVTPSRPFTHTGVDYAGPFQLRTFRGRNATSAIHLEISTDYTTSGFLAAYKRFSGRRGLCRCLYSDCGTNLIGADRELRSLFSAASKEWRHIAGVLGDDGTQWRFNPPAAPHFGGKWEAGVRSVKTHLKKIVGSTLLTYEEFSTVLIQIEAVLNSRPLCSLSEDPNNYEALTPAHFLVGSALNVVPEPSLADENMS, encoded by the exons ATGTTCAAAAAATGTCGCGTTTCAAAACGATGTCGTTTCTGCAATAAACCTCATCATTCAACTCTTCATGAAGCTCCCCCAGAGACACGTATGCTTCATTCTAAAGATGCTGCGTCAAAATCAAATGTACCAACAAGTCAACCGTCAAGTCATTTCGTTCACTCtcatcatcatcacattcCAGTGCTTCTCGCAACAGCATTGGTTAGAATCGTATCACCCCGTGGTGATTCGATTATCGTTCGTGCGTTGATCGATCAAGGTTCGGAGGTGTCTTTTATTGGTGAAACTCTAGTGCAACGGCTTCACCTGCAACGGCGTTCCGCGAGTATTCCGATCACCGGGATTGGATCAAAACGTACGTGCGTTTCTAATGGCGTCGTTTCGATGCAACTATTTTCGCGTCTAAATCCATTTATCTCTTTTGAAGaagaaacattaattataccgaAATTAACGTCTTATGTGCCTCAAAAGTGCACCGATCGGTTGCCGTCCGAGCTAAGCGACCTTCCCTTAGCTGACCCAGAATTTACTTCGGATAGAAAAATTGACTTGATACTCGGAGTGCGTTTTTATTCCAAAATAATACAAAGTGGAGTTAGAAAGAGTACCGATGGTCTTTTGATTGCTCAACAAACAGCTCTGGGCTGGGTACTTTCCGGCGCGTTGTCTAATCAACCTTCTTCTCATGTCGGTGCATACGGTTATCAGTGTTCTATCGATCTTGAGTTCCTTGATATCATGCAACGCTTTTGGAAACAGGAGGATGACACTCTTAATGTTTCGCGTCTTTCATCGGACGAACGCGAATGCGAAGAACATTTTAATCGAACTCATCAACGGGATTCTGACGGTCGATTTGTGGTTCGGTTGCCATTTCGAGAGTCACCAAATAAACTCGGAAACTCCTATTCGGTCGCTGTTGGATCTTTTCAAAGATTAGAATTAAGATTCGCGAGAAACGAACAGCTTCGTATAGAGTATGGCAATTTTATGCGTGAATATCTTTCACTGGGACACATGCGTCAAGTTCCAGTAACTTTAAGCTctccaaattattatttgccTCATAATGGAGTTGTTCGTGAGACAAGCTCCACTACGCGATT GACCGAAACTACAAAGCGAATTGATAGATGTTTTGACGCGATGGAGACGACACCGAGTGGTTTTGCCTGCGATCTCGAAAAGATGTACCGGCAGATTAAAGTTCATAATGACGATTTACCATTTCAACGCATTGTTTGGCGTGAAGACGCTACTGAAGATCTTCAAAGCTTTGAACTTACCACCGTTTCATACGGGCTTTCTTGCGCGCCTTACTTAGCGATTCGTTGCATTCGTCAAATCGCGGACGAACATTCTTCTAGTCAACCTCTCGGCACAACGGTACTTTTGCGGGATACTTATGTTGACGATATCCTCTCTGGGGCAAATGACATTGATGACGTACAGGAAGTCATATTTCAACTAAATCAAGTATTGAAAGCGGGCGGTTTTAAAGCGCGTAAGTGGACTTCGAATCATTCCGAATCATTAACGAATCTATCTCCTGAACTGATCGCGAAGAGTAACACTCTAGATATTGATAACGATCACTCTCCCTGCGCTCTCGGGCTTCTTTGGGACAACGTCGACgatcaatttttgtttcgttTGAACGATTTTCGAGAATTTTCGGGTCAGGTTACAAAACGTTCCGTTCTTTCGTTTATTGCCCGACTATTTGATCCTCTAGGCTGGCTATCTCCGCTGATAGTTACAGCAAAAATCTTCATGCAGGATCTATGGATCCGAAAGCTTGATTGGGACGAGTCGTTACCAAATGACTTAGCTCTAAAATGGATTTCTTTTCTAAACGATATTCGCACTATTCCTGCAATTCGAGTACCACGGTGGCTTGGAATAGAACAAAACGTTACGTCCATTGAACTACACGGTTTCGCGGATGCTTCTAATGCTGCTTTTGGGGCGGTCGTTTACCTTCGTGCGTTTGGGGATTCGGATGTTCGAGTTTCGATTATCTCTTCTAAAACGAAAGTGGCACCGTTGAAAACCGTTACCATACCGCGGCTCGAATTGTGCGCGGCTGTGCTTCTTGTGCGGTTGGTGAGACGCGTGATCCGTGCTTTAGACTTACAAAGTGTCCCCGTTCATCTTTGGAGTGACTCCACAGTAGCACTTTCATGGATATGTAGTCATCCCGGCAGGTGGAAGGACTTCGTCCGCAACAGAATAATCGACCTGCCTCAAGCTAAATGGTCTTACGTTCCAAGTCAGGACAACCCTGCCGATCTTGCATCACGAGGAGTCCCCATTCGTCAACTCCAAGGCGAAACACTATGGTGGACAGGGCCTTCTTGGCTGTCTCTACCTTCATCATATTGGCCTTGCATTCGACCAACAATATCATCGGAGGCAGATCGCGAGCGACGACGTTCCATTCCAGTGACTCATACAGCATCTCCTGAGCACGGCTGGAACTTAAAGAATAAATATTCAACGTTGAATAAACTTCTTCGCATCACCGCCTGgtgtttcaaatattttaaaaaatctaagtCTTGTTCTGTTGTAGGCATTCTTACTCCCGATGAAATTAACCATGCAATGATGTTTTGGGTCCATGAATGCCAGCAGCTTTATTTTCCTAATGAAATTCGAACTCTTCAGGACGGACAAACAATTCAGAGATCCAGTCCGTTGTACAAGCTTACTCCGTTTCTGGACGGTGAGGGATTCTTGCGGGTTACGGGCCGTCTTCGGTTTGCGTCACTGGACTGGGACGAGAAGCATCCCCTCATTTTGCCCAAGGAATCTAGGATAACTAGCTTGGTAATCGATAGTCATCGTAGAGGGACATTACATGGAGGTACGCAGCTGACTCTGTCTTCATTGAGACGTCGTTTCTGGATAGTCGGTGGCCGTGTTCCTGTTCGATCTTTCATTCAGCGCTGTATAATATGTGCCAGACATAGAGTAGAAGCGAGTCAACAACTTATGGGACAACTGCCTCCTTCAAGAGTCACGCCATCTAGACCGTTCACACATACCGGAGTTGACTACGCAGGGCCATTTCAGCTTCGAACATTTCGGGGTCGGAATG CAACATCAGCTATTCATCTCGAAATTTCAACGGACTATACAACTTCGGGATTCTTGGCGGCATACAAGCGTTTTTCTGGGCGTCGTGGTCTTTGTAGATGCCTATACAGCGATTGCGGTACCAATCTCATTGGCGCAGACCGAGAGCTGCGATCATTGTTTTCTGCCGCTTCCAAGGAGTGGAGACACATAGCCGGTGTTCTGGGTGATGACGGTACTCAGTGGCGATTCAATCCTCCTGCTGCCCCGCACTTTGGGGGAAAGTGGGAGGCTGGCGTTCGTTCTGTCAAGACGCAtctaaagaaaattgttggtTCGACGCTGCTCACCTACGAAGAGTTTTCTACCGTCCTCATACAGATCGAGGCAGTTCTGAACTCGAGACCTCTTTGCTCACTATCCGAAGATCCCAACAACTATGAAGCTTTGACTCCTGCTCATTTTCTGGTTGGATCAGCGCTAAATGTTGTTCCAGAGCCATCTCTAGCAGACGAAAATATGTCTTGA